In one window of Frigoriglobus tundricola DNA:
- a CDS encoding vWA domain-containing protein: MSQMSPYGRRKRYVHAVALALGFGALSLGLIGCGGGGPQMEAARRDIASKANPGDFNKLNAETYGAIVENEFRSPLVEPRSTFSADVNTASYSNVRRFITQQNKLPPKDAVLLAELVNYFPYRYPNPTGDAPVSLNLEIAPCPWKTDHKLARIGVRAKSLEGSEMPARNLVFLIDTSGSMASENRLPLVKRALNLLIDQLTARDRVTIVTYAGEAGLKLTPTSGDRKQAIRAVVNGLSAGGSTNGEGGIQLAYEMARRSFIEGGANRVILCTDGDFNVGAHNGSELKQLIEKERASRVFLTVLGFGMGNLKNQELETLATHGNGHYAYLDTIDEARKVFVEQGGALVCVAKDVKFQIDFNPAKVAAYRLIGYENRLLNQEDFKNDAKDAGDMGSGHTVTALYEIVPVGVSIDLPAVDPHKYQAPAGTAGNADEWLTVKMRYKHPDGEQSKELAAVLTGAGGARGSEDLRFAAAVAEFGLVLRDSAFKGDANFDAVIERATGASGYDPNGHRKEFVELVRRAKGLTDRANE; this comes from the coding sequence ATGTCCCAGATGAGCCCGTACGGGCGACGGAAGCGGTACGTACACGCGGTCGCGCTGGCCCTCGGCTTCGGCGCACTGTCCCTCGGCCTTATCGGCTGCGGCGGGGGCGGCCCTCAAATGGAAGCGGCCAGGCGCGACATTGCCTCCAAGGCTAACCCGGGCGATTTCAACAAGCTGAACGCCGAGACCTACGGCGCGATCGTGGAGAACGAGTTCCGCTCGCCGCTGGTCGAACCGCGGTCCACCTTCTCGGCCGATGTGAACACGGCGTCGTACTCGAACGTCCGCCGGTTCATCACCCAGCAAAACAAACTGCCGCCGAAGGACGCGGTGCTCTTGGCGGAACTCGTGAACTACTTCCCCTATCGCTACCCGAACCCGACCGGCGACGCCCCCGTGTCGCTGAACCTCGAGATCGCCCCGTGCCCGTGGAAGACCGACCACAAGCTGGCGCGGATCGGGGTGCGGGCGAAATCGCTCGAAGGCTCCGAGATGCCGGCCCGCAACCTGGTGTTCCTCATCGACACCTCCGGCTCGATGGCGTCCGAGAACCGGCTCCCCCTCGTGAAACGTGCCCTCAACCTGCTCATCGACCAACTGACCGCGCGGGACCGCGTGACCATCGTGACCTACGCGGGCGAAGCGGGCCTCAAGCTCACGCCCACCAGCGGCGACCGCAAACAGGCCATCCGCGCCGTGGTCAACGGCCTGAGCGCCGGCGGCAGCACGAACGGTGAGGGCGGCATCCAGCTCGCCTACGAAATGGCCCGCCGCTCGTTCATCGAGGGCGGCGCCAACCGCGTGATCCTCTGCACCGACGGGGATTTCAACGTCGGCGCCCACAACGGGAGCGAGCTGAAGCAGCTCATCGAGAAGGAGCGCGCCAGCCGCGTGTTCCTCACCGTCCTCGGTTTCGGCATGGGCAACCTGAAGAATCAGGAACTCGAAACGCTCGCGACCCACGGCAACGGCCACTACGCGTACCTCGACACGATTGACGAGGCCCGCAAGGTGTTCGTGGAACAGGGCGGCGCGCTCGTCTGCGTGGCGAAGGACGTGAAGTTCCAGATCGATTTCAACCCCGCGAAGGTGGCCGCCTACCGCCTGATCGGCTACGAGAACCGGCTGCTGAACCAGGAGGACTTCAAGAACGACGCGAAGGACGCGGGCGACATGGGGAGCGGGCACACGGTCACCGCGCTGTACGAGATCGTGCCGGTCGGCGTGAGCATCGACCTGCCGGCGGTGGACCCGCACAAGTACCAGGCGCCGGCCGGGACCGCCGGCAACGCCGACGAGTGGCTGACGGTGAAGATGCGGTACAAGCACCCCGACGGCGAGCAGAGTAAGGAGCTGGCCGCCGTCCTCACGGGTGCGGGCGGGGCGCGGGGCAGCGAGGACCTTCGGTTCGCGGCGGCAGTGGCGGAGTTCGGGCTGGTGTTGCGGGACTCGGCATTCAAGGGCGACGCGAACTTCGACGCCGTGATCGAACGGGCTACGGGTGCGAGCGGTTACGACCCGAACGGCCACCGGAAAGAGTTCGTGGAACTGGTCCGCCGGGCGAAGGGGCTGACCGATCGCGCGAACGAGTGA
- a CDS encoding dipeptide epimerase, with amino-acid sequence MRVVELEARHVRVALRRKVTHASHVRTETDNVVVRCKLSDGSTGYGEGVPRDYVTGETIDFSIDLLKRSDLGKPFDADCDDFVQAVHLAERLKLAAAPEDDRGILGNAARCALELAVLDAFGRAFGEPLTRVTELVAPELYQFRPEVRYSGVIGNPRGWKKRLYPLVYRLAGFKQVKLKVGIEGQDDVKRTGTIRRWLGRKMDLRVDANEAWAPADVAARIRELEPFGLTSVEQPVRHEDVACLADVRKQVKTPVMLDESLCGLIDAERAVSGGWCDLFNLRLSKCGGFIPSVRLAQFAKRHHLGYQLGCQVGETAILSAAGRHFATSVADVRYLEGSYDRHLVWESLAVEDLTFGRGGRAPALVGTGLGFALEPARLDWLTQRKESLLG; translated from the coding sequence ATGCGCGTCGTCGAACTGGAAGCCCGGCACGTCCGCGTCGCGCTGCGGCGGAAGGTGACGCACGCCAGCCACGTCCGGACCGAGACGGACAACGTCGTCGTGCGGTGCAAACTGTCCGACGGGAGCACCGGGTACGGCGAGGGCGTGCCCCGCGACTACGTCACCGGCGAGACCATCGACTTCTCCATCGACCTGCTCAAACGCTCCGATCTCGGCAAACCGTTCGATGCCGACTGCGACGACTTCGTTCAAGCGGTCCACCTGGCGGAGCGGCTGAAGCTGGCGGCCGCGCCGGAGGACGACCGCGGCATCCTCGGCAACGCCGCCCGCTGCGCGCTGGAACTCGCGGTGCTGGACGCGTTCGGCCGGGCGTTCGGCGAACCGCTCACGCGGGTCACGGAACTCGTCGCCCCCGAACTGTACCAGTTTCGCCCCGAAGTGCGGTACAGCGGCGTCATCGGCAACCCGCGCGGCTGGAAGAAGCGGCTGTACCCGCTCGTGTACCGCCTCGCGGGTTTCAAGCAGGTGAAACTGAAGGTCGGGATCGAGGGCCAGGACGACGTGAAGCGGACCGGGACGATCCGCCGCTGGCTCGGGCGCAAAATGGACCTGCGCGTCGACGCGAACGAGGCGTGGGCGCCGGCCGACGTCGCGGCCCGCATCCGCGAACTGGAGCCGTTCGGCCTCACCAGCGTCGAACAACCGGTGCGGCACGAAGACGTCGCCTGTCTCGCGGACGTGCGCAAGCAGGTAAAAACGCCGGTGATGTTGGACGAGTCGTTGTGCGGGCTCATCGACGCCGAGCGCGCGGTGAGCGGCGGGTGGTGCGACCTGTTCAACCTGCGGCTCTCGAAGTGCGGCGGGTTCATTCCGAGCGTCCGGCTCGCCCAGTTCGCGAAACGGCACCACCTCGGCTACCAGCTCGGCTGCCAGGTGGGCGAAACGGCGATCCTCTCCGCCGCCGGTCGGCACTTTGCCACAAGTGTGGCCGACGTCCGGTACCTCGAGGGCAGCTACGACCGGCACCTGGTCTGGGAATCGCTCGCGGTCGAGGATCTGACGTTCGGGCGCGGCGGCCGCGCGCCGGCGCTCGTTGGCACCGGGCTCGGCTTCGCACTCGAGCCGGCCCGCCTCGACTGGCTGACCCAGCGCAAGGAGTCGCTACTTGGGTGA
- a CDS encoding IS1595 family transposase: MRGKKGVRHPNPDDPPRRRANKRRGHGNFANDRPPVVGVVSRDTGAIVLEVVERTDQETLIAFVTEHTDDGATVYTDEWSGYARLSAEGRGHATVNHTPGQREWARDDDGDGIREVHDNTLEGLWAALRTFLRPFRGISKHYLHQYVAVFQWAYNKVGVAGMVRTLLGLPLSTPTAS, encoded by the coding sequence ATGCGGGGGAAAAAAGGGGTCCGGCACCCGAACCCGGACGACCCGCCCCGACGCCGGGCCAACAAGCGGCGCGGGCACGGGAACTTCGCCAACGACCGCCCGCCGGTGGTCGGGGTGGTGAGCCGGGACACCGGGGCCATCGTCCTGGAGGTCGTCGAACGAACGGACCAGGAGACCCTGATCGCGTTCGTGACCGAACATACCGATGATGGCGCGACCGTATACACGGATGAGTGGTCGGGGTACGCACGGCTGTCCGCGGAGGGCCGCGGGCATGCCACGGTGAACCACACCCCGGGCCAACGGGAGTGGGCTCGGGATGACGACGGGGACGGGATCCGCGAGGTCCACGATAACACGCTCGAGGGCCTGTGGGCGGCCCTCCGCACGTTCCTGCGACCGTTCCGCGGGATCAGCAAGCACTACCTCCACCAGTACGTTGCCGTCTTCCAATGGGCATACAACAAGGTCGGCGTTGCGGGCATGGTCCGCACACTACTGGGCCTGCCCCTGTCCACCCCGACGGCCTCATGA
- a CDS encoding aspartate aminotransferase family protein, translated as MPTTATQTLADRYTAAFAGSKRRFETAKGVFPTGVTHDARMMDPFPVYITHAKGAHKWDVDGHQLTDYFVGHGSHLLGHCPADVVQAVQDQMAKGTHYGACHDLEIEWGQLVRKLVPSAERVRFTGSGTEATMMALRLSRLYTGRPKFLKFHGHFHGWHDYVTVSADYPYDAPGVPGVPDDVARHCVAVPPNDLNRVEDALKADPDIGAVILEPTGGHWGAVPIRGPFLKGLREVCSRHDRLLIFDEVITGFRVAPGGAQAFYGVTPDLTSLAKILAGGLPGGCVAGRADVLAFIEPRAGKPKMKHPGTYNANPLSASAGVATLTRVATGEPCERANAAARRLRNKLNELFEARDWPWVAYGDFSMVRVVPNYQGARPSPTAGDNDGLVPFDGDVNALDGAKNMKAYYAMRQAMLLNGVDWWGFAGMTCCDHTDAVIDHTLAAFEASVKALQAEGF; from the coding sequence GTGCCCACCACCGCGACCCAGACACTTGCCGACCGGTACACCGCGGCGTTCGCCGGCTCGAAGCGGCGGTTCGAAACGGCGAAGGGGGTCTTCCCCACGGGCGTGACTCACGACGCGCGCATGATGGACCCGTTCCCGGTGTACATCACTCACGCAAAGGGCGCCCACAAGTGGGACGTGGACGGCCACCAACTCACGGACTACTTCGTCGGGCACGGCTCGCACCTGCTCGGCCACTGCCCCGCGGACGTGGTGCAGGCCGTTCAGGACCAGATGGCGAAGGGGACGCACTACGGGGCGTGTCACGATCTGGAAATCGAGTGGGGGCAGCTCGTTCGCAAGCTGGTGCCGAGCGCCGAGCGCGTGCGGTTCACCGGTAGCGGAACGGAAGCGACCATGATGGCGCTCCGGCTGTCGCGGCTCTACACGGGGCGGCCGAAGTTCCTCAAGTTTCACGGACACTTCCACGGCTGGCACGACTACGTCACCGTTTCCGCCGACTACCCCTACGACGCGCCCGGGGTGCCCGGCGTCCCGGACGACGTGGCCCGGCACTGCGTCGCGGTGCCGCCGAACGACCTGAACCGCGTGGAGGACGCGCTGAAGGCCGACCCCGACATCGGTGCCGTGATCCTCGAACCGACCGGCGGCCACTGGGGCGCGGTGCCGATCCGCGGGCCGTTCCTCAAGGGGCTGCGCGAGGTGTGTTCGCGCCACGACCGGCTGCTGATCTTCGACGAGGTCATCACCGGGTTCCGGGTCGCGCCGGGCGGGGCGCAGGCGTTCTACGGCGTCACCCCGGACCTAACATCGCTCGCGAAGATCCTGGCGGGCGGGCTGCCGGGCGGGTGCGTCGCGGGCCGGGCGGACGTGCTAGCGTTCATCGAGCCGCGGGCGGGCAAGCCGAAGATGAAGCACCCCGGCACGTACAACGCGAACCCGCTGTCGGCGTCGGCGGGGGTGGCCACGCTCACGCGCGTCGCGACCGGCGAGCCGTGTGAGCGGGCGAACGCCGCCGCGCGCCGGCTCCGCAACAAGCTGAACGAACTGTTCGAGGCCCGCGACTGGCCGTGGGTCGCGTACGGCGACTTCAGCATGGTCCGTGTGGTGCCGAACTACCAGGGCGCGCGCCCGAGCCCAACGGCGGGCGACAACGACGGCCTGGTGCCGTTCGACGGCGACGTGAACGCGCTGGACGGAGCGAAGAACATGAAGGCGTACTACGCGATGCGCCAGGCGATGCTGCTGAACGGCGTGGACTGGTGGGGCTTCGCGGGCATGACGTGCTGCGACCACACGGACGCGGTGATCGATCACACGCTGGCCGCGTTCGAGGCGAGCGTCAAGGCGCTACAGGCGGAAGGGTTTTGA
- a CDS encoding c-type cytochrome domain-containing protein, with protein sequence MLRSRFTPRASAARVLVLVVVSVFGAAQPASAQQPKPVSFINDVAPILKENCLACHDAKKKSGKYDMTTYDKIRAGGANGDPVAPGKPDASEFHALIVTTEQRRMPPRDKGEAVPKDKAAVIEQWIKEGAKLDAGLDPKADLVKELRVRWKPPVPPKAYPFATIVNALAFTPDGKHLVVGGHHELTVWEIATGKLVKRVYTRAERAYGLEFLPDGKLVVAGGRPGQEGDVRVYDLKAKGKTEGDVEVLDGVNDQAVLVKHLFDVEDSVLCLAITPDGKTLAAGGCDRAVRVFDLSEGVDKAKLTQTVENHADWVLGCALSADGKYLVTAGRDKTAKVWDLKAKESVVTFPEHQNIVYAVAVKADGSAGFSVGADKQVRTWKPNGEGKQVKNAGGHGDDVFKIVANPKQPLLATSSADKTVRLWNPDTLAAGKSLAGLTDYVYTVAFSPDGERVAGGSYDGSVAVWTVKDGALVKAFNASPGFVTKEPEQKKK encoded by the coding sequence ATGCTGCGCAGTCGGTTCACCCCACGCGCGTCTGCCGCTCGCGTTTTGGTCCTCGTGGTCGTTTCCGTCTTCGGGGCGGCGCAACCGGCGTCGGCACAACAGCCCAAGCCCGTGAGCTTTATCAACGACGTGGCCCCGATCCTGAAGGAGAACTGCCTCGCCTGCCACGACGCGAAGAAGAAGTCCGGCAAGTACGACATGACCACCTACGACAAGATCCGCGCGGGCGGGGCCAACGGCGACCCCGTCGCCCCGGGCAAGCCGGACGCGAGCGAGTTCCACGCGCTCATCGTGACCACCGAACAGCGCCGGATGCCCCCGCGCGACAAGGGCGAGGCGGTTCCCAAGGACAAGGCCGCGGTGATCGAGCAGTGGATCAAGGAGGGCGCGAAGCTGGACGCCGGCCTCGACCCGAAAGCCGATCTGGTGAAGGAGCTGCGCGTGCGGTGGAAGCCGCCCGTGCCGCCGAAGGCGTACCCGTTCGCGACCATCGTCAACGCACTCGCCTTCACCCCGGACGGTAAACACCTCGTCGTCGGCGGGCACCACGAACTGACCGTATGGGAGATCGCCACCGGCAAGCTGGTGAAACGGGTCTACACGCGGGCCGAGCGCGCGTACGGCCTCGAGTTCCTTCCGGACGGCAAGCTGGTCGTCGCCGGCGGGCGCCCCGGACAGGAAGGCGACGTCCGCGTGTACGACCTCAAGGCCAAGGGGAAAACCGAGGGGGACGTCGAGGTTCTCGACGGCGTGAACGACCAGGCCGTGCTGGTGAAGCACCTGTTCGACGTCGAAGACTCGGTGCTGTGCCTCGCGATCACGCCGGACGGCAAGACGCTCGCCGCCGGCGGGTGCGACCGCGCCGTGCGCGTATTCGACCTCTCCGAGGGAGTCGATAAGGCGAAGCTGACCCAGACGGTCGAGAACCATGCCGACTGGGTGCTGGGCTGTGCCCTTTCCGCCGACGGCAAGTACCTCGTCACCGCGGGCCGGGACAAGACGGCGAAGGTGTGGGACCTGAAGGCGAAGGAGTCGGTCGTCACGTTCCCGGAGCACCAGAACATCGTGTACGCCGTCGCGGTGAAGGCCGACGGCAGCGCCGGGTTCTCGGTGGGCGCCGACAAACAGGTCCGCACGTGGAAGCCGAACGGCGAGGGCAAGCAGGTGAAGAACGCGGGCGGCCACGGCGACGACGTGTTCAAGATCGTCGCCAACCCGAAACAACCGCTGCTCGCGACCTCCAGCGCCGACAAGACGGTACGGCTGTGGAACCCGGACACGTTGGCCGCGGGCAAGTCGCTGGCGGGCCTCACGGACTACGTGTACACGGTCGCGTTCAGCCCGGATGGCGAACGGGTGGCCGGCGGCAGCTATGACGGCAGTGTCGCGGTGTGGACCGTGAAAGACGGGGCGCTCGTGAAGGCGTTCAACGCCAGCCCCGGGTTCGTCACCAAGGAGCCCGAACAGAAGAAGAAGTGA
- a CDS encoding alpha/beta fold hydrolase, which translates to MNARNAPSDTPEAWEFQRSCSPPFSEGLGVGSSGAGGGGLSIFTASDGYRFYFRHYPAAGVPRARLVFVHGIRSHSGWYRRSCQALAAAGHEVYFLDRRGAGLNTAHRGDSPSFRRLIDDVAEFVQHLRAEHAWLPVFVCGISWGGKLAVGLPYRKPHLVDGLVLLCPGLAPKVAPPLPQRARIAVARVFRPWKFFPVPLNEPELFTAAPEWRHFVDTEPHGLRRVTARFLFGSFSLDLYLRRAARRVTVPALLALAEHDRVIDNARTAAFVARFPGPSETVTYPDAHHTLEFERAGHPWIGDVVRWVEKQL; encoded by the coding sequence GTGAACGCGCGCAACGCCCCATCCGACACTCCGGAGGCGTGGGAGTTCCAGAGGTCTTGCTCCCCTCCCTTCAGCGAGGGGCTGGGGGTGGGTTCTTCGGGGGCCGGGGGGGGCGGTCTCTCGATCTTCACCGCTTCCGACGGGTACCGCTTCTATTTCCGCCATTACCCCGCGGCCGGCGTGCCGCGTGCGCGTCTGGTGTTCGTTCACGGCATCCGGAGCCACAGCGGGTGGTACCGGCGCTCGTGCCAGGCGCTCGCGGCGGCCGGCCATGAGGTGTACTTCCTCGACCGCCGCGGCGCCGGGCTGAATACGGCGCACCGCGGCGACTCACCGAGCTTCCGCCGCCTGATCGACGACGTGGCCGAGTTCGTGCAGCACCTCCGCGCCGAACACGCGTGGCTACCGGTGTTCGTGTGCGGCATCTCGTGGGGCGGGAAGCTCGCGGTCGGGCTCCCGTACCGTAAGCCGCATCTCGTGGACGGGCTCGTTCTGCTCTGTCCGGGGCTGGCGCCGAAGGTGGCCCCGCCGCTCCCGCAGCGGGCACGGATCGCGGTGGCGCGGGTGTTCCGGCCGTGGAAGTTCTTCCCCGTTCCGCTGAACGAACCCGAACTGTTCACCGCGGCGCCCGAGTGGCGCCACTTCGTCGACACCGAGCCGCACGGGCTCCGTCGGGTCACGGCGCGGTTCCTGTTCGGCAGCTTCTCGCTCGATCTCTATTTGCGGCGCGCCGCCCGGCGCGTGACGGTGCCGGCGCTCCTCGCGCTCGCGGAACACGATCGCGTCATTGATAACGCGCGGACGGCCGCGTTCGTCGCCCGGTTCCCCGGCCCCAGCGAGACGGTGACGTACCCCGACGCGCACCACACGCTCGAGTTCGAGCGCGCCGGTCACCCGTGGATCGGTGACGTGGTGCGGTGGGTGGAGAAGCAGCTCTGA
- a CDS encoding TIGR02996 domain-containing protein has protein sequence MSSDRDALFAAIRDNPEEDTPRLMFADWLDEHGEHERAEFVRLQCELAQLADDASDSQAVYEFLRDRDHVTRPSADWTRIDDGIHRRIALDLRAADLFRRHGRAWGPQLPKKSGVEWSGFHRGFAHHVSLGNLRKLAALAPQLRGAAPAVTLVSTDFTARVVEQLADAGLLGWVRGLVLNSEHASGLRELGRHPDAASVRTLKVRGHGAGIELVSALAETPHWTGLHTLDLSETISAPADAEILFRTRSLHSLRRLHISGAGRWTADTVRALTAGGFAGLTSLRLAECGLVDDAAEVLAAGPHLTSLRTLDLGHNRLTGRGVTALLCSPHLANVAFLGLEGNRCTGLYAGRMATAEPGGLRLLHCHGCRFIASDVHKLARSPRLRTLWYLDLDDNGLGPTAVREIVRGFGKRCPPVVWLTHNQIGDSGAAHIAKSKAAAGLRVLHLKHNAGMTDAGVRALLDSPHLANLDGLGVSTESDELNARLRTRFRHSDLDYP, from the coding sequence ATGAGTTCTGACCGCGATGCGCTGTTCGCTGCCATCCGGGATAATCCGGAGGAGGACACCCCGCGGCTCATGTTCGCCGACTGGCTCGATGAGCACGGCGAACACGAGCGGGCCGAGTTCGTGCGCCTCCAGTGCGAACTCGCACAACTCGCCGACGACGCCAGCGACAGCCAGGCGGTGTACGAGTTCCTCCGCGACCGCGACCACGTCACCCGGCCGTCGGCCGACTGGACGCGAATCGACGACGGCATCCACCGCCGCATCGCGCTCGACCTCCGTGCGGCCGATCTGTTCAGGCGGCACGGCCGGGCGTGGGGGCCGCAACTGCCGAAAAAGTCCGGGGTCGAGTGGTCCGGGTTCCACCGCGGGTTCGCGCACCACGTTTCGCTCGGCAACCTCCGGAAGCTCGCGGCACTGGCGCCGCAGTTGCGAGGCGCCGCGCCGGCGGTCACGCTCGTTTCGACCGATTTCACCGCCCGCGTCGTCGAACAACTCGCGGACGCCGGGTTATTGGGATGGGTGCGCGGACTGGTGCTGAACAGCGAACACGCGTCCGGGTTGCGCGAGTTGGGCCGCCACCCGGACGCGGCCTCGGTGCGGACGCTCAAGGTGCGGGGGCACGGGGCCGGCATCGAGCTCGTGTCCGCGTTGGCCGAAACGCCGCACTGGACCGGCCTGCACACCCTCGACCTGTCCGAAACCATCAGCGCGCCCGCGGACGCCGAGATCCTGTTCCGCACGCGCTCGTTGCACTCGCTGCGGCGGCTGCACATCTCGGGTGCCGGTCGCTGGACCGCCGACACGGTCCGCGCGCTCACCGCGGGCGGGTTCGCCGGTCTCACGTCCCTGCGCCTCGCCGAGTGCGGTCTGGTCGACGACGCGGCCGAGGTGCTGGCCGCCGGCCCGCACCTCACGAGCCTGCGCACCCTGGACCTGGGCCACAACCGCCTCACGGGCCGTGGGGTTACGGCGCTGTTGTGTTCGCCGCACCTCGCGAACGTCGCGTTCCTGGGCCTGGAGGGGAACCGGTGTACCGGGCTGTACGCGGGGCGGATGGCGACCGCCGAACCCGGCGGGCTGCGGTTGCTCCACTGCCACGGGTGCCGCTTCATCGCCTCCGACGTTCACAAACTCGCCCGCAGTCCGCGCCTCCGCACGCTCTGGTATCTGGACCTCGACGACAACGGCCTCGGCCCCACCGCGGTGCGCGAAATCGTGCGGGGGTTCGGGAAGCGGTGCCCGCCGGTCGTTTGGCTCACGCACAACCAGATCGGTGACAGCGGGGCGGCGCACATCGCGAAATCGAAAGCCGCGGCCGGGCTGCGGGTGTTGCACCTGAAGCACAACGCGGGGATGACCGATGCCGGCGTTCGTGCCCTGCTCGACAGCCCGCACCTCGCCAATTTGGACGGCCTCGGCGTTTCAACGGAAAGCGACGAACTGAACGCCCGCCTCCGCACCCGGTTCCGGCACTCCGATCTCGATTACCCGTGA
- a CDS encoding DUF6939 family protein: MPIVIESRRKKPATLAKTWPEALVRDVTSKGPQPWVRFSPFYPHGGIPVPNTPDERAASVEGLWQGLKVFETEDIDPTKWAVTTLRGIKRSGRSRGAVRGHRFGVESDVLLDYRAARYRIYLPAYRWVLENRLQSEVAQLREEMANRTLILLDYETNTDTDDLSRPLSHAALVKCHLEGRWPEETALRV; this comes from the coding sequence GTGCCGATCGTGATCGAGAGCCGCCGGAAGAAGCCGGCCACGCTTGCAAAAACGTGGCCCGAGGCGCTCGTCCGGGATGTCACGTCGAAGGGGCCGCAACCGTGGGTGCGGTTCAGCCCCTTCTACCCGCACGGCGGCATCCCCGTACCGAACACGCCCGACGAACGGGCCGCTTCGGTCGAGGGGCTGTGGCAAGGGCTCAAGGTGTTCGAGACGGAAGACATCGATCCGACCAAGTGGGCGGTCACCACGCTGCGCGGCATCAAGCGCTCGGGCCGCAGCCGCGGCGCGGTTCGGGGGCACCGGTTCGGCGTCGAAAGTGACGTGCTCCTCGACTACCGCGCGGCCCGGTATCGCATCTATCTACCCGCGTATCGGTGGGTGCTGGAGAACCGCCTCCAGAGTGAGGTGGCCCAACTGCGGGAGGAAATGGCCAACCGAACGCTGATTCTACTCGACTACGAGACGAATACCGACACCGATGACCTGTCGCGCCCGCTCTCCCACGCGGCGCTGGTCAAGTGCCACCTCGAAGGCCGTTGGCCGGAAGAAACGGCGCTTCGGGTCTAA
- a CDS encoding type II secretion system protein, producing MNALALPLLLFVASADEKPPAPKLPLGKDTTYVVGPLDKHGYIDYEAALNAEMSKGVNPNKNANVLLVQSFGPAPEGGDGMPAEYFKWLDVPAPPKDGDYFLGIYKVAHDKLGLTQEQMEALYEFMGRANQRPWAAKDCVPLAEWLKINERPLATAIEATKRPEYFNPLTSRRSEGESSNLIGALLPTVQKCREIASALTCRAMLKLGEKKYDDAWADIYACHRLGRLLTRGATLIETLVGIAISQIATNATLAYLDRADLSAKQTLERLKELHALPPVAALADKIGTGERMMGLDGLQLVRRGGHLERPNVKPTPEELKALEKIDWVPAMQALNAHYDRTAAAMRIKDRAAREKEFDVIEKELDERVKVGRTLESLQKLISDAGEGKVTGKKIGDVLVALLAPGVRKIQQAHDRVTQVERNLHVAFALAAYRKDNGAYPTKLADLAPAYLAAVPDDLFANQPIIYKPDAKGYLLYSVGPNGRDDGGRWYNDDPPGDDPNVRMPLPELKKK from the coding sequence ATGAACGCACTCGCACTTCCGCTCCTCCTGTTCGTTGCGTCCGCGGACGAGAAGCCGCCGGCGCCGAAGCTGCCGCTCGGCAAGGACACGACGTACGTCGTCGGCCCGCTCGACAAGCACGGCTACATCGATTACGAAGCCGCGCTCAATGCCGAGATGAGCAAGGGCGTCAACCCGAACAAGAACGCCAACGTCCTGCTCGTCCAGTCGTTCGGGCCGGCGCCCGAGGGCGGAGACGGGATGCCGGCCGAATACTTCAAATGGCTCGACGTTCCGGCCCCGCCCAAGGACGGCGACTACTTCCTGGGCATCTACAAGGTCGCGCACGACAAGCTCGGCCTTACGCAGGAACAAATGGAGGCGCTGTACGAGTTCATGGGCCGCGCCAACCAGCGCCCGTGGGCCGCGAAGGACTGCGTGCCGCTGGCCGAATGGCTGAAGATCAACGAGAGGCCGTTGGCGACCGCCATCGAGGCCACCAAACGGCCGGAGTACTTCAACCCGCTCACGTCGCGGCGGTCAGAGGGCGAGTCGAGCAATCTCATCGGCGCGCTGCTGCCGACCGTCCAGAAGTGCCGAGAAATCGCCTCCGCTCTGACCTGCCGGGCCATGCTCAAGCTCGGCGAGAAGAAGTACGACGACGCCTGGGCCGACATCTACGCCTGTCACCGCCTCGGCCGGCTCCTCACGCGCGGCGCCACCCTGATCGAAACCCTCGTCGGCATCGCGATCTCTCAGATCGCGACGAATGCCACGCTCGCCTATCTGGACCGCGCGGACCTCTCCGCCAAACAGACGCTCGAGCGGCTGAAGGAACTGCACGCGCTCCCGCCGGTCGCGGCACTGGCCGACAAGATCGGCACCGGCGAACGGATGATGGGCCTCGACGGGCTCCAGTTGGTGCGCCGCGGCGGCCACCTGGAGCGCCCGAACGTCAAGCCGACCCCGGAGGAGCTGAAGGCGCTGGAGAAGATCGATTGGGTGCCGGCGATGCAGGCGCTGAACGCGCACTACGACCGCACAGCGGCGGCGATGCGAATCAAGGACCGGGCCGCACGCGAAAAGGAGTTCGACGTGATCGAGAAGGAACTGGACGAACGGGTGAAAGTGGGCCGCACCCTGGAGAGTCTTCAGAAGCTCATCAGTGACGCGGGCGAGGGCAAGGTCACCGGCAAGAAGATCGGCGACGTCCTCGTCGCCCTGCTCGCACCGGGGGTGCGCAAAATCCAACAGGCCCACGATCGCGTCACGCAGGTCGAGCGCAACCTGCACGTCGCGTTCGCGCTGGCGGCGTACCGCAAAGACAACGGGGCCTACCCGACGAAGCTCGCCGACCTCGCCCCGGCGTACCTCGCGGCGGTGCCGGACGACCTCTTCGCGAACCAGCCCATCATCTACAAGCCGGACGCGAAGGGGTACTTGCTCTACAGCGTCGGCCCGAACGGCAGGGACGACGGCGGCCGGTGGTACAACGACGACCCGCCCGGCGACGATCCGAACGTCCGCATGCCGCTCCCGGAACTGAAGAAGAAGTAA